A window of Gemmatimonadota bacterium contains these coding sequences:
- a CDS encoding cold-shock protein produces the protein MARINGTVKWFNDAKGFGFIQREGGPDVFVHFSAIQSQGFKSLAEGDKVEFEIVDGQKGPQAANVTKV, from the coding sequence ATGGCCCGCATCAATGGCACCGTGAAGTGGTTCAACGACGCGAAGGGGTTCGGCTTCATCCAGCGTGAAGGTGGCCCCGACGTGTTCGTGCATTTCAGCGCGATCCAGTCCCAGGGATTCAAGTCCCTCGCCGAGGGCGACAAGGTCGAGTTCGAGATCGTCGACGGCCAGAAGGGACCGCAGGCAGCGAACGTCACGAAGGTCTGA
- a CDS encoding serine hydrolase, giving the protein MPFVTFALTLLVAAAQDSVPPPARDTLAVAAIARFVDAQMAQHGIPGLALALVDGERVVWAKGFGRIDPADSTRRVTADTPFRVTALSPRLTDALRREVLAPRGMTGARDDPNAARHARGTMWTLDGRTFPAPGTARGLGPTADLTASVVDLARLLRMVLTGGMGPRGFVRDSLDGARRIRVGGSQAGFSAELEALPDERLGAAVTLSLDGAHAVAGRIASEALRLWRAARAGEPVEVPRATHVIDAPRRGALEGTYRGSTRTVELEDRLGDLWLDDLHGGTPLLLRAIDDTSLIADGRLAFGAMVRLLPTDGGRARLAFAGDTFVRTPERRPAPPPAAWRAIIGEYGEDDDVLYLLERDGRLFALVGWFQFRPLEVVDGDRLRFPTSGPYAGRTMRLERDRGDGSASRVTAVRIGDTRFRRRAIAPEDGSTFRITPQRPIEILRREALAAAPPPQPGRETGELVDLVTLDPGMRLDIRYATTDNFMGAVMYERAQARLQRPAAEALARVQRTLASQGYGLLIHDAYRPWYVTRMFWDATPDSQRVFVADPANGSRHNRGAAVDLSLYDLRTGRDVPMVSGYDEFSPRAYPFYPGGTSEQRWFRALLRRAMQAEGFIVYDAEWWHFDHESWRRWAVGNTR; this is encoded by the coding sequence GTGCCATTCGTCACGTTCGCCCTCACTCTGCTGGTCGCAGCGGCGCAGGACTCCGTCCCGCCACCAGCTCGCGACACGCTCGCCGTCGCGGCCATCGCGCGCTTCGTCGATGCGCAGATGGCGCAGCACGGGATCCCCGGACTCGCGCTCGCCCTCGTCGATGGCGAGCGGGTCGTGTGGGCGAAGGGATTCGGGCGGATCGATCCGGCGGACAGCACGCGACGCGTCACCGCCGACACGCCGTTCCGTGTGACGGCCCTCTCGCCCCGCTTGACCGACGCACTGCGGCGCGAGGTGCTCGCGCCACGCGGCATGACCGGCGCGCGCGACGATCCGAACGCCGCGCGGCACGCGCGTGGCACCATGTGGACCCTCGACGGGCGGACCTTCCCGGCGCCCGGGACCGCGCGCGGCCTCGGCCCCACCGCCGATCTCACCGCGTCAGTGGTCGACCTCGCGCGACTCCTCCGCATGGTGCTGACGGGCGGGATGGGGCCGCGCGGATTCGTGCGCGACTCGCTCGATGGGGCGCGGCGCATCCGCGTCGGCGGCTCGCAGGCGGGGTTCAGCGCCGAACTCGAGGCGCTGCCCGATGAGCGACTTGGTGCAGCCGTCACGCTCTCGCTCGACGGGGCCCACGCCGTCGCTGGTCGCATCGCCTCCGAGGCACTTCGGTTGTGGCGTGCGGCACGGGCCGGGGAGCCGGTCGAAGTCCCCCGTGCCACGCACGTCATCGATGCGCCGCGGCGCGGGGCGCTCGAGGGCACCTATCGCGGCAGCACGCGGACCGTCGAACTCGAGGATCGACTCGGCGACCTCTGGCTCGACGACCTCCATGGCGGTACGCCGCTGTTGCTGCGTGCGATCGACGACACCTCGCTCATCGCCGACGGCCGACTCGCGTTCGGGGCGATGGTGCGTCTGCTGCCGACGGATGGTGGACGCGCGCGTCTCGCGTTCGCGGGCGACACCTTCGTCCGCACACCCGAGCGGCGACCGGCACCACCACCGGCTGCGTGGCGCGCGATCATCGGGGAGTACGGCGAGGACGACGACGTGCTCTACCTGCTCGAGCGTGACGGACGCCTGTTCGCGCTCGTCGGGTGGTTCCAGTTCCGTCCGCTCGAGGTGGTGGACGGCGACCGACTGCGCTTCCCGACCTCCGGCCCGTATGCGGGCCGGACGATGCGTCTCGAACGCGACAGGGGCGATGGCTCCGCGTCGCGCGTCACGGCGGTCCGCATCGGCGACACGCGATTCCGGCGCCGCGCCATCGCACCGGAGGACGGTTCGACGTTCCGCATCACGCCGCAGCGCCCCATCGAGATCCTGCGGCGCGAGGCATTGGCCGCGGCACCGCCGCCGCAGCCGGGACGCGAGACGGGCGAGCTCGTTGACCTCGTCACGCTCGACCCTGGGATGCGGCTCGACATCCGCTATGCGACCACGGACAACTTCATGGGCGCCGTGATGTACGAGCGCGCGCAGGCGCGCCTGCAGCGGCCCGCCGCCGAAGCGCTCGCGCGCGTGCAGCGCACCCTCGCCTCACAGGGGTACGGTCTCCTCATCCACGATGCGTACCGCCCCTGGTACGTGACGCGGATGTTCTGGGATGCGACGCCCGATTCGCAGCGGGTCTTCGTCGCGGATCCGGCGAACGGATCGCGGCACAATCGCGGCGCGGCGGTCGACCTGTCGCTCTACGATCTCCGCACCGGCCGCGACGTACCGATGGTGAGCGGCTACGACGAGTTCTCGCCGCGCGCGTATCCGTTCTATCCGGGCGGGACGTCGGAGCAGCGGTGGTTCCGCGCCCTGCTCCGGCGGGCGATGCAGGCGGAAGGGTTCATCGTCTACGATGCCGAGTGGTGGCACTTCGACCACGAGAGCTGGCGGCGGTGGGCCGTCGGTAACACCCGATAG